A genomic window from Fimbriimonadaceae bacterium includes:
- a CDS encoding PEP-CTERM sorting domain-containing protein, whose amino-acid sequence MSCPFRTPLLAVALLASSAFAVPQYQIIDLGLVQAGDSASQAFGISPNGIATGRSLGSPTQAFRWTQGGGLEGLPNLASRSYAVGNGANNSGAVVGTASTTFFGSDPLPVIWQGGVATQLPLPAGESFGRAYGVNASNAAVGSVGAGTTEFGVLYQGGSAAILTQTTANGSFVRTAFGINDSGRIVGFGIDPNNAAVNVGYVLDTATNTAFSVGALTAHGHNGAIAFGVGNGGHIVGSSMLNQGSGLPFIWTDAGGMVEIPLPTGTSQGSARAVNASGWAVGTASSAFAIPFLYDGSQTYALGDLLPAGSGWDLSTNTSSSAMGISDGGIIVGTGVHNGNTRAYAMVPVPEPATMAVLGLGAVALLRRRR is encoded by the coding sequence ATGTCTTGCCCGTTCCGAACCCCCCTCCTCGCCGTGGCCTTGCTCGCCTCTTCCGCCTTCGCGGTGCCCCAGTACCAGATCATCGACCTCGGCCTGGTTCAGGCGGGCGACTCCGCGTCGCAGGCTTTCGGCATTTCGCCCAACGGGATTGCGACGGGGAGGTCGTTGGGTTCGCCCACGCAGGCGTTCCGATGGACCCAGGGTGGCGGGCTGGAGGGGCTTCCCAACCTGGCCTCGCGGAGCTACGCGGTCGGCAACGGCGCGAACAACTCGGGCGCGGTCGTCGGGACGGCGTCCACCACGTTCTTCGGTTCGGACCCGTTGCCGGTGATCTGGCAAGGGGGCGTGGCCACGCAGCTGCCCCTCCCCGCCGGCGAGAGCTTTGGCCGGGCCTACGGCGTCAACGCGTCCAACGCCGCCGTGGGATCCGTCGGAGCCGGAACCACGGAGTTCGGCGTCCTGTATCAAGGCGGAAGCGCCGCGATCTTGACGCAGACCACTGCGAACGGCAGTTTCGTGCGGACCGCGTTCGGCATCAACGACTCGGGTCGGATCGTCGGCTTCGGCATCGATCCCAACAACGCGGCGGTCAACGTCGGGTACGTGCTGGACACCGCAACGAACACGGCGTTCTCCGTGGGCGCACTCACCGCGCATGGGCACAACGGCGCCATCGCGTTCGGCGTGGGCAACGGAGGCCACATCGTGGGTTCGAGCATGCTGAACCAGGGTTCGGGGCTTCCGTTCATCTGGACCGATGCAGGCGGCATGGTCGAGATTCCGCTCCCCACCGGCACGAGCCAGGGCAGCGCGCGCGCCGTGAACGCGTCGGGGTGGGCCGTCGGAACGGCTTCCTCCGCCTTCGCCATCCCGTTCCTCTACGACGGCAGCCAGACCTACGCCCTCGGCGACCTGCTCCCGGCCGGTTCAGGATGGGACCTCTCCACCAACACCTCCTCTTCGGCGATGGGCATCAGCGACGGCGGAATCATCGTCGGCACCGGCGTTCACAACGGCAACACGCGAGCCTACGCGATGGTGCCGGTCCCCGAGCCCGCCACCATGGCCGTGCTCGGATTGGGCGCCGTCGCCCTCCTACGCCGCCGCCGGTAA
- a CDS encoding acyl-ACP desaturase → MIPYDPTLTRQLEDQRSRIPVGLLSREEKERLLERGFLGLYRWYVDRSQATRNWSPDRDIPWKSLRQDHNVEINRILEGFFAVEQYVPDYVENLVHLIRKSHGRSHFQIRWGSEEAKHADLWYNACLFSGHRSPDWLRNYMGELRSNVWTLPWEDDPMRMIFYTVFQERATQINYLNLGVIARGESKVGLYEASADPVLVRAAQLIAVDEAAHYNFFLEGARLFLYYFPAQALEAMHDVIKYFAMPAGKIIPNYEEFSEIVYKAAIYGPREHAKDVIQAALDNLGVATRKALEAGLRRTRLVPDENGNLRETAIFEGLNFEHIGESVKRLFGRVQKYEKEIGFDTVDPLVWRPAY, encoded by the coding sequence ATGATCCCCTACGACCCCACCCTCACCCGGCAGCTTGAAGACCAGCGTTCGCGAATTCCCGTGGGGTTGCTGTCGAGGGAGGAGAAGGAGCGTCTGCTCGAACGCGGTTTCCTCGGACTCTACCGCTGGTACGTCGACCGCTCTCAGGCCACCCGCAACTGGAGCCCGGATCGCGACATTCCTTGGAAGTCGCTCCGACAGGACCACAACGTCGAGATCAACCGCATCCTCGAGGGTTTCTTCGCGGTGGAGCAGTACGTGCCCGACTACGTCGAGAACCTCGTCCACCTGATCCGCAAGAGCCACGGCCGGTCGCACTTCCAGATCCGGTGGGGAAGCGAGGAGGCCAAACACGCCGACCTCTGGTACAACGCGTGCCTCTTCTCCGGCCATCGCTCGCCAGACTGGCTCCGCAACTACATGGGTGAGCTGCGGTCGAACGTGTGGACGCTCCCTTGGGAGGACGATCCCATGCGGATGATCTTCTACACGGTCTTCCAAGAGCGGGCGACGCAGATCAACTATCTGAACCTGGGCGTCATCGCCCGCGGCGAGAGCAAGGTCGGCCTCTACGAGGCCTCGGCCGATCCCGTTCTCGTGCGAGCGGCGCAGCTCATCGCGGTCGACGAGGCCGCGCACTACAACTTCTTCCTGGAGGGGGCGCGGCTGTTCCTCTACTACTTCCCCGCGCAGGCGCTCGAGGCGATGCACGACGTGATCAAGTACTTCGCCATGCCCGCCGGCAAGATCATTCCCAACTACGAAGAGTTCAGCGAGATCGTGTACAAGGCGGCCATCTACGGCCCGCGCGAGCACGCGAAAGACGTGATCCAAGCCGCCCTGGACAACCTCGGAGTCGCGACGCGAAAAGCCCTCGAAGCCGGACTGCGCCGAACGCGCCTGGTCCCCGACGAGAATGGCAACCTGCGCGAGACCGCGATTTTCGAAGGTTTGAACTTCGAGCACATCGGCGAGTCCGTCAAACGCTTGTTCGGGCGCGTGCAGAAGTACGAGAAAGAGATCGGCTTCGACACCGTAGACCCCCTCGTCTGGCGCCCCGCTTACTAG
- a CDS encoding GNAT family N-acetyltransferase, translating to MPLDLLPLQTDRDWELAVAFRNANQPTQPLTVAEAREADEVRARHGFSEQFLMVEDGTPVAVGGVVKAFWTAKPSYYLYACPDPGHSDRYSEFLQAVETRAASFADATWTVRGRSDCPWTVDVPPTLGYRITQSNPALRLDLDDVPQPAGLCAIVSVPEFARQRPETWERDVWRLEMDLMHDVPLPEPFQDVPFEQFQARLQSPHVNLEAHFLAMIDGEPIGLTQLYINHADPTIGTTGLTGVLRAHRRKGIARDLKLHAMRWAASAGIRRIFTDTEEANPMGLLNRQLGFVDDHVLVLFAKERHPQGE from the coding sequence ATGCCGCTCGATTTACTGCCCCTGCAAACCGACCGGGATTGGGAACTGGCCGTTGCCTTTCGAAACGCCAACCAACCCACTCAGCCCCTCACCGTTGCCGAGGCGCGCGAGGCCGACGAGGTCCGCGCCCGACACGGCTTCTCCGAACAGTTCCTCATGGTCGAGGACGGGACCCCCGTCGCGGTGGGAGGCGTCGTCAAGGCGTTCTGGACCGCCAAGCCCTCCTACTACCTCTATGCCTGCCCCGATCCTGGGCATAGCGATCGCTACAGCGAGTTTCTCCAGGCCGTCGAAACGCGGGCGGCGTCTTTCGCCGACGCGACGTGGACCGTGCGCGGCCGGAGCGACTGCCCGTGGACCGTGGACGTGCCTCCGACGCTCGGGTATCGCATCACCCAGTCCAACCCCGCCCTTCGCCTCGACCTCGACGACGTGCCACAACCCGCGGGCCTGTGCGCCATCGTCTCGGTGCCCGAGTTCGCCCGGCAACGCCCTGAGACGTGGGAGCGCGACGTTTGGCGCCTCGAGATGGACCTCATGCACGACGTCCCGCTGCCCGAGCCGTTCCAAGATGTACCGTTCGAGCAGTTCCAAGCCCGCCTCCAAAGTCCCCATGTGAACTTGGAGGCGCACTTCCTCGCGATGATCGACGGCGAACCGATCGGGCTCACCCAGCTCTACATCAACCACGCCGACCCCACGATCGGAACGACGGGGCTCACCGGCGTCCTTCGTGCCCACCGCCGAAAGGGAATCGCCCGAGACCTCAAGCTTCACGCGATGCGCTGGGCCGCGTCTGCGGGCATCCGCCGCATCTTCACCGACACCGAGGAGGCAAACCCGATGGGCCTGCTCAATAGGCAGCTCGGGTTCGTGGACGACCACGTGCTCGTGCTGTTCGCCAAGGAGAGGCATCCCCAAGGCGAATGA
- a CDS encoding CapA family protein: protein MLARGIERAGAPPFGAAAPVLRAADLAFVNLECPVTERPFVRRKVVNLRARPERVGWLVEAGIDGVSVANNHTADCGAEGFRDTVEAVEHRGLFAAGAGDGTAVRRVRGTSVGFLALSDFRLDAVKGQHVLDPETFEDEVRTLARRADVVVVSIHWGVEGTLLPTPRQRELAARAVRGGASVVVGHGPHTVQPVETLEGAVVAYSLGDLVFDRPGERVVLKVVLEGGKARAELIRLGDASPWRTARARGRPRTRAAY, encoded by the coding sequence ATGTTGGCCCGAGGGATCGAGCGCGCGGGGGCTCCTCCCTTCGGGGCGGCGGCACCGGTGCTGCGAGCGGCGGATCTCGCGTTTGTGAACCTCGAGTGCCCCGTCACCGAGCGTCCTTTCGTCCGGCGCAAGGTCGTCAACCTCCGCGCGCGGCCGGAGCGGGTCGGGTGGCTCGTGGAGGCCGGCATCGACGGCGTTTCGGTCGCGAACAACCACACCGCGGACTGTGGCGCCGAGGGATTTCGAGACACGGTCGAGGCTGTCGAGCACCGAGGGCTGTTCGCTGCGGGCGCGGGCGATGGAACGGCGGTGCGCCGCGTTCGCGGGACGTCCGTCGGCTTTCTGGCTCTGAGCGACTTTCGTCTCGATGCCGTCAAGGGGCAGCACGTTCTCGACCCCGAGACGTTTGAGGACGAGGTGCGCACGCTGGCGCGGCGCGCGGACGTCGTGGTCGTGTCCATCCACTGGGGTGTCGAGGGGACCCTCCTGCCCACACCGCGTCAGCGAGAGTTGGCCGCCCGCGCCGTTCGCGGAGGCGCGAGCGTGGTCGTCGGGCACGGGCCGCACACGGTGCAGCCCGTGGAGACCCTCGAAGGTGCGGTCGTCGCCTACTCCTTGGGAGACCTCGTGTTCGACCGGCCCGGCGAGCGCGTGGTGCTCAAGGTGGTGCTCGAGGGCGGGAAAGCCCGCGCCGAGCTCATTCGCCTTGGGGATGCCTCTCCTTGGCGAACAGCACGAGCACGTGGTCGTCCACGAACCCGAGCTGCCTATTGA
- a CDS encoding DUF3160 domain-containing protein, translating into MSLVALVLALQAPFAAPALSPDLHEVANLKAFVEAAPLAPEHRRKLAQDLFFISPADMPLPHYVYGQNDYENIPSLVTTDSVLHLFHVAFDSTLRNMEQGPLYDRVGALTKHLLAAAIQVRAQRKTTAGHSAATRVIAYVGVADRLLGQTSPLPADVKPLVGDELVAIKDAKGFVPSNVVPSKVDMSQFLVRGHYTRSPRLQRYFRTMMWYGLVPLQLKTQAGALDAVGTRMAISLAQAVRDGRLEAEWQAVYEPTTLYAGSVNSLTPLMGISVLKELGGDPEAVDLQQFADAMAKLDPAIYRPSIKLQSGIAQGVVMKFMGQRGLLDGWVISRVTGLERPLPTGLDVMAALGSKAATDLIAKYPDQVNPRGWNLYRPRLEEAAAKVDALPETEWTRNLYTGWLNVLRAKIQPPTHAVPAFMRKSAWAQASLYGALASWAELRHDTLLYGEQTAVEMGDGDEEPPPLKGFVEPNVPFFDRLSALVSQMTRGLVARKLVDSDARENLGELADLVGFLGSCARKEVAGTSLSREEHLRIRHLEGEFENITVSMLMRGMNFNTLTEDDRDMALVADIHTADPLAFTVAVGHADDLIAIVPIDGKLYLARGPAFSYYEFTVPMSERMSDEQWKSRLREGKAPPRPFWVPSFFVAKPARHDDQ; encoded by the coding sequence ATGAGTCTCGTCGCGCTCGTCCTCGCCCTTCAGGCGCCCTTTGCGGCACCGGCGCTCAGCCCGGACCTCCACGAGGTCGCGAACCTCAAGGCCTTCGTCGAGGCCGCCCCGCTTGCGCCGGAGCATCGGCGCAAGCTCGCGCAGGACCTCTTCTTCATCTCGCCTGCGGACATGCCGCTCCCGCACTACGTCTACGGGCAGAACGACTACGAGAACATCCCCTCGCTGGTGACCACGGACTCGGTGCTGCACCTGTTTCACGTCGCGTTCGACTCCACGCTGAGGAACATGGAGCAGGGGCCCCTCTACGACCGGGTCGGGGCGTTGACCAAACACCTGCTCGCCGCGGCGATCCAGGTCCGCGCGCAACGGAAGACCACGGCTGGCCACTCCGCCGCCACCCGCGTCATCGCCTATGTCGGGGTCGCGGACCGGTTGCTGGGGCAGACGTCGCCTTTGCCTGCCGACGTGAAGCCGCTCGTGGGCGACGAACTGGTTGCGATCAAGGACGCGAAGGGATTTGTGCCGAGCAACGTGGTTCCGTCGAAGGTCGATATGAGCCAGTTCCTGGTGCGGGGTCACTACACGCGCTCGCCCAGACTCCAGCGCTACTTCCGCACGATGATGTGGTACGGGCTGGTTCCCCTGCAGCTCAAGACCCAAGCGGGCGCGCTGGACGCCGTGGGAACCCGGATGGCCATTTCCCTGGCGCAAGCGGTCCGCGACGGGCGGCTCGAGGCCGAGTGGCAAGCGGTGTACGAACCCACCACGCTCTATGCGGGGTCGGTGAACTCCCTCACACCCCTCATGGGGATCTCGGTGCTCAAGGAGTTGGGTGGGGATCCCGAAGCCGTCGATCTTCAGCAGTTCGCCGACGCCATGGCCAAGCTGGATCCTGCGATCTACCGGCCGAGCATCAAGCTCCAAAGCGGCATCGCGCAGGGAGTGGTGATGAAGTTCATGGGCCAGCGCGGGCTGTTGGACGGCTGGGTCATCAGCCGCGTCACGGGGCTCGAGCGTCCCCTGCCCACGGGGCTCGACGTGATGGCCGCGCTGGGTTCGAAGGCCGCCACCGACCTCATCGCGAAGTACCCCGACCAGGTGAACCCGCGCGGTTGGAACCTGTACCGGCCAAGGCTGGAAGAGGCGGCCGCGAAGGTCGACGCGTTGCCTGAAACCGAGTGGACGCGCAACCTCTATACGGGCTGGCTCAACGTCCTTCGGGCGAAGATCCAGCCCCCGACCCACGCGGTGCCGGCGTTCATGCGGAAGTCGGCATGGGCGCAAGCGTCGCTCTACGGCGCCTTGGCGAGTTGGGCGGAGTTGCGCCACGACACGCTGCTCTACGGCGAGCAAACGGCCGTGGAGATGGGCGATGGCGACGAAGAGCCGCCGCCCTTGAAGGGCTTTGTCGAACCGAACGTCCCGTTCTTCGACCGGCTCTCCGCCCTGGTGTCGCAAATGACGCGGGGGCTCGTGGCGCGCAAGCTTGTCGACTCAGACGCCCGCGAGAACCTCGGCGAACTTGCCGATCTCGTGGGCTTCCTGGGGAGTTGCGCGCGCAAGGAGGTGGCCGGTACGAGCCTCTCGCGAGAGGAGCACCTTCGCATCCGCCACCTCGAGGGCGAATTCGAAAACATCACGGTCTCGATGCTGATGCGCGGGATGAACTTCAACACGCTGACCGAGGACGATCGCGATATGGCGCTCGTTGCGGACATCCACACGGCGGACCCTCTGGCGTTCACCGTCGCCGTGGGCCACGCCGACGACCTCATCGCGATCGTGCCGATCGATGGGAAGCTCTATCTCGCGCGCGGGCCCGCGTTCAGCTACTACGAATTCACGGTGCCCATGAGCGAGCGGATGAGCGACGAGCAGTGGAAGAGCCGGTTGCGCGAGGGAAAAGCGCCGCCACGGCCGTTCTGGGTCCCCTCGTTCTTCGTCGCCAAGCCCGCAAGGCACGACGACCAGTGA